From the Octadecabacter antarcticus 307 genome, one window contains:
- the rpsU gene encoding 30S ribosomal protein S21 translates to MQVSVRDNNVDQALRVLKKKLQSEGVFQEMKLKQHFEKPSEKKAREKGEAIRRARKLARKKLEREG, encoded by the coding sequence ATGCAGGTTAGTGTTCGCGACAACAACGTCGATCAAGCTCTTCGGGTTTTGAAGAAAAAGCTACAAAGCGAAGGCGTATTCCAAGAAATGAAACTAAAGCAACACTTCGAAAAGCCGTCTGAGAAAAAGGCACGGGAAAAAGGTGAAGCAATCCGCCGTGCCCGCAAACTGGCGCGAAAAAAACTGGAACGCGAAGGGTAA
- a CDS encoding transposase yields MRYRARKSDCDQCALKDRCCPKEPKRKVTRSIYESSRDVARQLAQTKQYSISCKLRKKVEMSFAHLKRIHGFGRLRLRGPSGAHDEFILAATAQNLKKLAKLAPNQNRIEKAA; encoded by the coding sequence ATACGGTACCGCGCCCGCAAGTCCGATTGCGATCAATGCGCATTGAAAGATAGATGCTGCCCAAAAGAGCCTAAGCGAAAAGTTACTAGATCAATCTATGAAAGCTCACGCGATGTTGCCCGCCAATTGGCCCAGACAAAGCAATACAGCATCTCATGCAAGTTGCGCAAAAAGGTCGAAATGTCCTTTGCGCATCTCAAACGCATTCATGGCTTTGGCAGGCTCCGATTGCGCGGTCCAAGCGGCGCACATGACGAATTCATCCTAGCCGCAACCGCCCAAAACCTAAAAAAGCTCGCGAAACTGGCTCCAAACCAGAACCGTATCGAAAAAGCAGCGTGA
- a CDS encoding DNA methyltransferase, producing the protein MRQKGGLGAAGLHPAVFPVALVEAVLAVFSDPSNLIYEPFNSSGTQLVAAERTGQRCGGRRQPDTEPSNCRGVAFIRKEDGAHRPRCEGM; encoded by the coding sequence ATGCGGCAAAAGGGCGGTTTGGGTGCTGCGGGGTTGCACCCAGCGGTCTTCCCTGTGGCGCTGGTCGAGGCGGTGCTGGCAGTGTTCAGCGACCCCAGCAACCTGATTTATGAACCTTTCAATAGCTCTGGTACCCAGCTGGTCGCCGCCGAACGCACTGGGCAGCGCTGCGGTGGAAGACGGCAGCCGGACACCGAGCCGTCTAACTGCAGGGGAGTAGCTTTCATCAGAAAGGAAGATGGCGCGCATCGCCCCAGATGCGAAGGAATGTGA
- a CDS encoding AAA family ATPase, whose amino-acid sequence MTKLRSLTATGFRGARFKSPLDFTKKHRSVAIYGENAAGKSTITDALEWFIRDRIEHLWKEDCKLDALRHVKCEDDDASIVEVAFDGVDQNGSKSLSAALKASTTYGHPDVANLLEDLKGDRIILRHADIVRFLDETKGRKREAIARIIGFEEIIQFRSVIQQSRNALQNDGDYTGAKQQSESLQSAMIESVGQVVPDRAVFLEIAKGLIDPFEITTEIVDEASYTKAVDELRGLGNSADKIKAAQRLNLLEQLCKTLQADLGNVTEKLEDFSDDYNALAKERENVNKLRLSEFLVKGKTVIDEETFTEDECPFCLSHYQIENLQGEVAQRIAALGELQARLDACGQAKDELLLAIADAGTKTNSVVTEYADMVEFDALVKSAKTGYQSLRNGYKAVKTAYETLAVLVSPDGFEEAVSDLNEKCVASATAAKAAAKKLELTEFEKQIAEVLTTLQTLSSNVKLYEASHRTITAFEAQILTLSTIFDEFVKVQNKALQAVLDMISADVGKFYQKLHPNESVDNVRLAMVGEEGVEFEYSFHGDATQPPRKYLSESHLNSLGVVLFLANARIFNKQVRFLVLDDIVTSFDINHRRRLLRLLKEEFSDWQVIILTHESVWFDLIKREMGPAGWLFHEVSSDNDNGILLENSPSILRGLIEQKKGKEDVTNDLRKLLEAILKDVCNALEVKVAFRFNELNEKRMPEELLSQLRSTLKVKSPDMVNHSVFSDLAGSTLIANLDSHDNKEKIVGGDIDVLLEDIDKLVSLFVCSDCQQLVRTKHPVAGAKAISCKCGCFALNWKP is encoded by the coding sequence ATGACTAAGCTGCGTTCCCTCACGGCCACTGGTTTTCGTGGTGCCCGGTTCAAGTCACCGCTCGACTTCACCAAAAAACATCGCAGCGTAGCAATCTACGGTGAAAACGCTGCGGGCAAGAGCACGATCACCGATGCGCTGGAATGGTTCATCCGTGACCGGATCGAGCATCTGTGGAAGGAAGATTGCAAGCTAGACGCGCTGCGCCATGTCAAATGCGAAGATGACGACGCTAGCATTGTCGAAGTTGCCTTTGACGGTGTGGATCAAAACGGTTCAAAGAGTCTTTCCGCAGCTTTGAAGGCAAGTACGACCTATGGCCATCCAGATGTGGCCAATCTTCTGGAAGACCTCAAAGGCGATCGGATTATCTTGCGGCATGCGGATATCGTTAGATTTCTGGATGAAACCAAGGGACGAAAGCGCGAAGCGATTGCGCGTATCATCGGCTTTGAAGAAATAATTCAGTTTCGCTCGGTCATTCAGCAGTCGCGCAATGCACTTCAAAACGACGGTGACTACACAGGAGCGAAGCAGCAATCGGAAAGCTTGCAATCCGCAATGATCGAGTCAGTGGGTCAGGTTGTTCCGGATCGCGCTGTCTTTTTGGAGATCGCCAAGGGACTTATAGATCCGTTTGAAATTACCACGGAAATCGTGGACGAGGCGAGCTACACAAAAGCGGTCGATGAACTGCGAGGCCTTGGGAATAGTGCCGACAAGATCAAGGCTGCGCAACGATTGAATTTGCTGGAACAACTTTGCAAAACCCTTCAAGCCGATCTCGGCAACGTAACTGAGAAGTTGGAAGATTTTTCTGATGACTACAATGCTTTGGCAAAAGAACGCGAGAACGTCAACAAGCTTCGTCTGAGCGAATTTCTCGTTAAGGGTAAAACGGTTATCGATGAAGAGACGTTCACCGAGGATGAGTGTCCCTTTTGCCTAAGTCATTACCAGATCGAAAACCTTCAAGGCGAAGTCGCTCAGCGGATCGCGGCACTCGGGGAGCTACAGGCTAGGCTTGATGCGTGCGGCCAGGCGAAAGACGAACTTCTGTTGGCCATCGCGGATGCAGGAACGAAGACCAATTCAGTTGTAACAGAATATGCTGATATGGTGGAATTCGATGCATTGGTGAAAAGTGCCAAGACGGGCTATCAGTCACTCCGCAACGGCTACAAAGCAGTCAAGACCGCCTATGAAACCTTGGCAGTGTTAGTCTCACCCGATGGTTTTGAAGAAGCCGTCTCTGATTTGAATGAAAAGTGCGTAGCGTCGGCTACAGCAGCGAAGGCCGCTGCCAAGAAACTCGAACTGACTGAATTCGAGAAGCAGATCGCGGAAGTCCTGACGACTCTGCAAACGCTTAGCAGTAACGTTAAATTATACGAGGCCAGCCACCGTACTATCACAGCTTTTGAAGCGCAGATCCTGACGCTCTCAACTATTTTTGATGAGTTCGTGAAAGTGCAGAACAAGGCGCTTCAAGCTGTTCTGGATATGATCAGCGCGGATGTCGGAAAATTTTATCAGAAACTGCACCCCAATGAGAGTGTTGATAACGTCCGTCTGGCAATGGTGGGCGAAGAAGGGGTTGAGTTTGAATACTCGTTTCACGGTGATGCGACGCAGCCGCCGCGCAAATATCTGAGCGAAAGCCACCTTAATAGTTTGGGTGTCGTGCTCTTCTTGGCGAACGCACGAATATTCAACAAGCAAGTGCGGTTTCTCGTTCTGGACGATATCGTTACTAGCTTCGATATTAATCACCGCAGACGGTTACTGCGCCTGCTGAAAGAAGAATTTTCGGATTGGCAGGTAATCATCCTGACTCATGAGAGTGTCTGGTTCGATCTGATCAAGCGCGAAATGGGTCCGGCGGGTTGGCTGTTTCACGAGGTAAGTTCAGACAATGACAACGGCATTCTCTTGGAGAATAGCCCTTCCATTCTGCGGGGGTTGATCGAGCAAAAAAAGGGTAAAGAAGATGTTACAAACGATTTGCGCAAGCTACTTGAAGCCATCCTGAAGGATGTCTGTAATGCTCTGGAAGTCAAAGTTGCGTTTCGGTTCAATGAATTAAACGAAAAACGTATGCCAGAAGAGTTGCTGTCACAACTTCGCTCAACGCTAAAGGTTAAGTCGCCTGATATGGTAAACCACTCAGTGTTTTCGGACCTCGCGGGTTCTACGCTAATCGCAAACCTCGACTCCCATGACAATAAAGAGAAAATTGTTGGTGGTGACATCGATGTGCTTCTTGAAGACATCGACAAGTTGGTCAGCCTTTTTGTGTGTTCCGACTGCCAACAACTGGTTCGTACCAAGCACCCTGTGGCGGGAGCCAAAGCAATCTCATGTAAATGTGGCTGTTTTGCCTTAAACTGGAAGCCGTAG
- a CDS encoding DUF3489 domain-containing protein, which translates to MTKLTETQTIILSAAAQRASNLAMPLPKGLHGAAAKKVISMMIGRGWLEEVDANMRKAEPLWRETGDGHGTTLVVTDAGLLAIGVEPVVVQTIAAIRTHAAQPPAPKPPSPRAGNKQAQIIALLQRPGGASVAEMVEATSWQAHTVRGAISGALKKRLGLPIVAEKVEGTGMVYKLPA; encoded by the coding sequence ATGACCAAACTCACTGAAACCCAGACCATCATTCTCAGCGCCGCAGCCCAGCGCGCGAGCAATCTGGCGATGCCGTTGCCCAAGGGGCTGCACGGCGCTGCCGCGAAAAAGGTCATCAGCATGATGATTGGACGCGGCTGGCTCGAGGAGGTCGACGCTAATATGCGCAAGGCTGAGCCGCTATGGCGCGAGACCGGCGATGGGCACGGGACCACGCTGGTCGTCACCGACGCAGGGCTACTGGCGATTGGCGTGGAGCCGGTTGTGGTGCAAACGATAGCTGCGATCCGCACCCACGCGGCCCAACCTCCCGCACCCAAACCGCCAAGCCCGCGCGCCGGGAACAAGCAGGCGCAGATCATCGCGCTTTTGCAGCGCCCCGGGGGAGCAAGCGTCGCCGAGATGGTCGAGGCGACATCGTGGCAGGCTCACACGGTCCGGGGGGCAATCTCGGGCGCGCTGAAGAAGAGGCTTGGCCTGCCGATTGTCGCTGAGAAGGTTGAGGGTACGGGGATGGTCTACAAGTTGCCCGCCTGA